Part of the Terrisporobacter glycolicus ATCC 14880 = DSM 1288 genome is shown below.
GTTATAATGTATATATTTGGAATATATCAAACTGCCACAGGATATGAAAGCAAATTTGTAAGCGTATTATTCTTAATTGTTTACTTTGTAGTAGGAGGGGATGTTTTAAAGAAAGCGTTAAAAAATGCAACAAAAGGTCGTGTATTCGATGAAAACTTCTTAATGTCTGTAGCTACAGTAGGTGCAGTAATAATAGGAGAGATACCAGAGGCTGTTGGTGTTATGTTGTTCTACAAAACAGGTGAATATTTACAAGGGTTAGCAGTTGGAAAATCTAGAAAATCAATAGCATCTCTTATGCAAATTAGACCAGATAGTGCAAACTTAAAAGTAGGCTCACAAATAGAAGTAGTTCCACCTGAAGAAGTTATTATAGGTGACTATATAGTAGTTAAACCAGGAGAAAAAGTTCCCCTAGATGGTATAGTTGTTGAGGGAATGTCAATGGTTGACACTTCAGCTCTAACAGGAGAATCAGTGCTTAGAGAAATTGGAGTGGGAGATAATGCATTATCAGGCTTTATTAATAAAAATGCATTACTAATTATAGAAGTTACTAAGGAATTTGGAGAATCAACAGTTTCAAAAATATTAGATTTAGTAGAAAATGCAAGTAGTAAGAAATCAAAAACAGAAAACTTTATTAGTACATTTTCAAAGTATTACACACCATTCGTTTTAATGGCAGCAGTGCTTATAGCAACTATTCCTCCTCTTGTAATTCCAGGGGCCATATTTACAGATTGGATATATAGAGGATTAGTATTTTTAGTTGTTTCTTGTCCATGTGCTTTAGTTTTATCTATACCACTTTCATTCTTCAGTGGAATAGGAAGTTCATCCAAACAAGGTGTATTAATAAAAGGAAGTAACTATTTAGAAGCGCTTAAAGATGTTGATACTGTAGTATTTGATAAAACTGGTACACTTACAAAAGGTGTGTTTGAAGTAACAAAAGTAGTAACAAAAGATATAAAAGAAGAAGAGTTAGTTGAGTATGCAGCTTATGCTGAGTCAAATTCAAACCATCCAATAGCAAAATCTATAGTTAGTTTTTATAATAAAAAAATAGATCTAGATAAAATAGAAGAATTTGAAGAAATAGCAGCTCATGGAATTAAAATAAAATATAAAAACAAAGAAATTTATGTAGGTAATAACAAATTAATGAAAGTTGAAAATATTAGCTATAAACCTGCAACAGAAATGGGAACAGTAGTTTATATAGCTGTAGATAAAGTTTATAAAGGTTATATAATTATATCTGATGAAATTAAAAAAGACAGTAAAGAAGCCATAAGCAAATTAAAAGCTGGCGGAGTTAAAGAAGTTGTAATGTTAACTGGTGACAATGAAAAAGTTGCAAGTAAAATAGCAAGTGAACTGGCAATAGATAAGGTTTATGCTAACTTATTACCTAATGAAAAAGTTGATAGATTAGAGGAAATATTTGAAAATAAAGGTGAAAAAGAAAAAGTTGTTTTTGTTGGAGATGGAATAAATGATGCTCCAGTTCTTGCTAGAGCTGATGTTGGTATAGCTATGGGAGCTTTAGGTTCAGATGCAGCCATAGAAGCAGCTGATATAGTGCTTATGACAGACGAACCAAGTAAAATAGCTACATCAATTGAAATAGCAAGAAAAACAAACAGAATAGTTAAACAAAATATAGTATTTGCCCTAGGAGTTAAAGCAATAGTATTAATACTAAGTGCAGGTGGTGTAGCAAATATGTGGGAGGCTATTTTTGCAGATGTGGGAGTATCTTTAATAGCAGTATTAAATGCAATGAGAATTATGAAATATAAGTAAAATATTAAATAAATAGAAGACAACATATTTTCCACACATTTATGTGATAGAGTACAAATAGATGTAAGTTATAACATAAATGGAGGAATATGAATGATTAATAAAAATGTATTATCAGTAGCAACTATATTGGTTATGTCTTCAAGTGCAGCTACATTTGTAAATGGGCAAGAAATAAATATTGAAAATAAAAATATTACTAATAAATTTGGAACAGTAACACCACAGTCTGGTCTAAATGTGAGAAAAACACCTATGGTAACTAATAACAATAAATTATTTGCCATACCATATAATACAAAAGTAGAAATTTTAGGTAAACAAGATGGTTGGTATAAAATAAAGATAAATAGTAGACAAGGCTATGTAAGTGGAAAATATATAGAAACGATTACAAGTGATAATAGTACAAATGTAATATATAAATATGTTAGTGAAAATAGAGTAAACTTTAGAACTGGCGCAAGTACAAATTCAAAAGTATTACAATTATTAAATAAAGATGAAAAGGTTAAATTTATAAGTAGTGCAGGAAGTTGGTCAAAAATAGAATATAATCATAAGATAGGCTATATTTATAGTGATTACTTATCTATTAAAAAAACACCACCTTCAACAGGTTCATCAGATACAAATACTTCAAATTCTAGCAAAAAGAAAAAGATAGTATCTACTGCAAATAACCAAATAGGAAAGCCATATGTGTGGGGAGCTCAAGGCCCTAATTCATTTGACTGTTCAGGATTAATGACTTATATTTACAAAACAGCGGCAGGAATTAATCTACCTAGAACATCAACACAACAATCAACATTTGGGACTACAATAAGTAAAAGTAATTTACAAGAAGGAGATTTGATTTTTTCTAGTACAAATGGAACTGGGAGAGTAAGTCACGTTGGTATATATGTTGGAAATGGGGAGATGATACATTCGCCAAAACCAGGAGACTCTGTGAAAAAAACTAGTATTAATAATAGTTACTGGAAAGGCGTATATTTGTGGTCTAAAAGAGTATTATAAACAAAAGACTTCCTTAATAATATAAGGAAGTCTTTTGTTTGTATAAATATTTTTTAATAAGGCTTTGTTTATAGAAGATATCGTAGAAAAGGTTGTTAAGATTAGTAAATTTTATATATTAAGGAGAGATATTATGGCTAAAATATTAATAATAGATGACGAAGAAAAAATATGTGAATTTATAGCTGCTTATTTAATAAAAAGTGGTCATAGTGTTTATATTTCCAATAGTGGGGAAGATGGTTTGAATAAAATAAACAATGAAAAGATAGATTTAATTATTTTAGATAGGATGATTCCAGATATAAGTGGGGATGAAATATGCAAATACTTGAAAAATAATAATATTAACACACCTATTATTATGATTACTGCTAAAACAGAAGTAGATGATAGAATAGAAGGTTTTGAACTGGGATGCGATGATTATATTTGTAAGCCATTTAGTCCAAAAGAAATGGTAGTAAGAGTTAATGCTATGATAAGGAGATGTAATATTAATAAGATTAATTATGTTAAATTTAATAATGGTTTAGAAGTAAATCAGGATACACGAAAAGTAAAAATAAGAGGAAAAGAAATCGAACTTACAAAAACAGAATATGAAATAATAGATTTAATGACGCAAAACCCTCATAAAATCTATACTAGAGAAGAACTTTTAGATAAGGTTATAGATGAATCTTATGATAAATTAGACAGAGTTATTGATACACATATAAAAAACTTAAGAAAGAAAATAGAAATAGATTCTAAAAAACCTAAAATAATAAAAACAGTATATGGAGTTGGATATAAATTTGAAGAATAAAACAGTATCAATAAATAAAAAGTTATTATATACATTTAGCCTACCTATGATTATATTTGTCATAATTCTAATGAGTACAATTAATTTTGTATTTAAGAAAGAATTTGATCAATATGTAGAGTTGAGAAATAGTCATATAAGTGAAAATATAAATATATCAGTAAATGATAAGGAGAATTTATCAAGAGCAGAAGATAAACTTTTTATTCATACAGTGACAAAGATATTTGCATTGGTTGTTATAGTTTGTATTCTATGTATATTATTTTTAACATTTTTTATATCAAAAAAGATTATTAGTCCAATAAAAAAAGTATCAGATACAGCAAAAGAAATAAAAGAAAATAATTATTACAATGTGGAATATAGTAGCGATATAAAAGAAATTAATTATCTTATTAATACCATAAATAGTTTATCAAACTCCATTAAAAATCAAGAACGTATAAGAAAAAGATTGCTAACAGATGTATCACACGAACTGAAGACACCAATAACTAGTATGCGTGGTCATTTGGAGGCAATAATAGATGGAATTTGGGAGCCTACACAAGATAGATTGATAAGTATCAACCAAGAATTAATTAGAATAATGTCATTAATAGAACAGCTTAAAGATTTGAATAACTTAGAGAACGGTTCTATTAATAAAGAATATAATGATATAAAATCTTTAATTGTATCAGTTGTTCATAATATGCAAGCAATAACATTGAGTAAAAATATTAAAATAGAGTATGAACTAAAAGATGTTTATGCTTATGTAGATAGAGATAAATTATCTCAAGTAATAATGAATATAATTTCTAATTCAATAAAATACTCACAAGATAACAAAAAGATTTTTATTCATTTATATAAGGATAATAATGAGATTATAATTAAAATAAAAGACCAAGGTATTGGTATACCAAAAGAAGACGTTGATTATATATTTGAAAGGTTTTATAGAGTAGATAAGTCTAGAGGAAAAGAAAATGAGGGTATAGGAGTTGGGCTTACTATAAGTAATATAATTGTTAAAGAACACGGTGGAACCATAGATGTAAATAGTACTTTAGGCGTAGGAAGTGAATTTATTATAAGATTACCTGAAAAATAATAAATTTGTATTGAGATTAATATGAGTTAGTACTTTTTGTAGATTAAAATTAGCCATTGATAATTACACAAACTTTTATAATAATAAAAGACTAGAGAAAAAACTAAAAGGTCAGCTCCCATGGAATATGGTGAGCAGACCTTAGCTGTAGTTCAAAATCATTTCGATATTTTTATATGCTAAACCATTCTTTAGGTGATTCATTAAAGTAGTGAGGAGAGAATTCTATAACCTTATACTCTTGAATATCATGAATTTTTAAAGGTTCTTTAGATAAATAATCTTCTACTTCTTCAGGAGTTTCTGCCTTCATTATAAATATAACACCGCTAATATCTTCTTTAAGTCCTGTCATTAATATTGAGCCTTCCTTCATAGCTTTTCCTGAATAAGCCATGTGTTCTTTCATTATATTATCATCTATTTGATCAGAACTTTTTAAATTACCTTCTACAATAAAATATTTCATTTTCATATTCTCCTTTAAATAAGTATGATAAAAATTTAAACTAAGATTATTTATTATATTTTTATCTATTTGCAATAATAAATACCCAGATAAATGTATTCCTTAACAACACATACTTAAATTAAATAATTGTACAACTCAATTTCATAAAATATATATTAATTTTGAATTTTAGGAAAATAAAATCTGTCCGTATATAAAATATAAATAAACATAAAGACTGTATATTAATATGAAAAATTAAATGGAGTTATATATGATTAATAAATTAAATAATACAAATACAGGCGAATTGAGTAATCATTTAAAAAATGTTCAAGAAAATCTTAATAAAGAAATGGTAATTAAAATAAAAGAAATGATATCAAAGGCTGAAAATATAGCAATAAAAATAGTTAAAGGAGAGCCTTTAACTTCTAAAGAAAAGGAGTTTATAAATAAGAACTACCCACAGCTAAAAGAATTTGCTAATAAAACATATAAAGAATCAAATGTGTTAAGAGTTTTTATAGATATGAGTAAATTAGGTGAAATACAAAATATGGATATTAATAATTTGGAGTTATATATGATTAATAAATTAAATAATTTTAACTTAAGCAATAATGATTTAGAGTTAAATAATATATACAAAAATGAAGAATTAAATAATGCAAATACAGGTGAATTAAGCAACACTTTAAAAGATGTTCAAGAAAATTTTAATAAAGAAATGGTAATTAAAATAAAAGAAATGATAGCTAAAGCTGAAAATATAGCAATAAAAATAGTTAAAGGAGAGTCTTTAACTTCCAAAGAAAAGGAGTTTATAAATAAGAACTATCCACAGTTAAAAGAATTTGCTAATAAAACATATAAAGAATCAAATGAATTAAAAATTTTCATAAAGATGAGCAAATTAGGTGAAATACAAAACACAGAGAAAGATATTAATGAATTAATAAATAATGAAAAGATAAAAAACGATACATTGTTTAAAGATTGTAAAATAACAAAAAGTGAATGGAAAATAAAAGATGAATCAATAAATGAGGTTGAAAAATATTTTGTACAAATAAAGAAAGATTTTTCTAAACTTGAAAATATCTTATTGAAATTTATAAAAGGTAAGAATTTAACATCTGAAGAAAAAGAATTTATAGATAAAAAATACCCAGAGTCAAAAAATGTGGCTAATGATATAAAAAAAGAATATGAATCTTTGAAAAATACTATAAAAGAATGCAAATCAGATAAAGAACTAAATGAACTAGTTTCAAAAGAACTGAATAAATTAAAAAAAGGAGAAAACATAGAACAAGGTAATAAAGAAAACACACTAAAAACAATACTAGTAAAGTTAAAAAAACATATACTAAATGAAGTTTTAAAATCTTCTAAACAAACAATTAAAAATGAAGAAGTTGACTTGAAAAAATTTGAATATATAAAAAATAACATATTAAAAGGAGAAAAAGTAACTTTAAAGGAACTTAAATTTATACAATCAAAAAATCCACAAATAAAACAAATTATAGAAGAAACAGTAAAAGAAGTTATAGATTCAAGTATAAAAAAAGAAAATAATAATATTAAACTAGATAAGAAAGCAGTAATTTTAAAATTAATAGAAGATACAAAAGAAAATGGAAGCAAGGGTTTATTATCTGAACTGGAAGTGAAAATAAAACTACTTATATTAGAAGATGAAGATGATATATATAGTAAAATTGTAAATCCAGAATCAATATATGCGATAAATACATTTGCATATTTTAAAACGAACTTAATGTCTTATAGTTTGATATGCCTTGGAATAGCAAGTTTAATTTTAGTAGTATCACTGCTTTTGCATAATTACTAAAAACGTAAGACAACTATATTTCAAAAATGTAATTATAATGTAATGTAAATAAATAGCGAAAAATTCTCCTGTGATATAGAATGAATATATTAATTTGAGGGGGAAAACAAATGAAAAAGTTTAATGCATTTCAAATAAAAATACTTCTAATTGCACTTATGTTACTTGATCATGTATTTTTTGCATTTAATGGATTAATGCCAAGCTGGGTACATGCTTTAACAAGAGGTGTTGCGCCTATGTTTGCATATTTTTTGGTGGAAGGATATTTTTATACTAGAGATAAACGAAAATACGGAGCTAGATTATTTGGGTTTGCAGTATTTATGTATTTTGGAAATATGATAATAAATGATATATTTGCAAGTAAAAACATAATAGTTGATAATAATATATTTGCTACACTATTTGTAGGATTTATTGTAATAAGTATATTTGAAAGAGCTAAAAATAAAGAAGGATTAGTAAAAGTATTATTGATTGTAGTAGCCATAGTAGTGGCATTTTATGCTGCTAATTTAGTAGAAGGTGGATTTTCAGTTATACCATTTATAATGATTACGTATTTCTTTAAAGGAAATAAGAAAAAGCAAATAATAGGATATTTGTTATTATCTATAATACTTTTCTTTATGTCATATGTTCATTATGACTCAATTAAGGATACATTTGATATGTTAATGTATAACTCAGACTTCTTAGAAATTTTAGCTATACCAACGATACTTGTATATAACGGAAAAAGAGGTTTAAATAATAAGTTTGGTAAGTATTTATTCTATGTATTTTATCCATTACATTTATGGATTCTAGCATCTATAAGTTTTATGATTAAATAAGAAATTAAAATGCAAAATAAAGCTTCCATTTATTAAATGGGAGCTTTAATATTATCTTTTTTTCTTTTTCTTTTTTTTCTTGCCTTTATTTAGACGTTTTTGCTTAGCTTTATATGCTTGCTTTTCTGCAACTTTTTTAGCTTTTTCTTCTTCATTCCTTTTTTCTAATTTAGAAACGTATAGAGTTAGTAATAATAATGCTAACCCCATAGCAGCAAATATGTAGTTTTTAATATATAATCCCAAAACTATAATAGTACTATCAACTATAATACCTATGTGATTTTTATATTTCATATAAAAATTTTTCATACTAGTCCTCTTTTTCACTTGAATTTTATATATCTATAATAAAAAAACATAGAGCATTAGTCAATAAAAATTTAAAAATGCATTTATTGAATGATAAAGACAAATTTATATGTTACAAGTAACAGAACATTAACGGTATTTGGATGTGAATAAAAAAAATCATACATTTAATATAAAATATATGATATTAAATTACAGGAAAAATTTGTTTTTGACAATAAAATGTTAATTTCGACAAAGGATATAGTTTATAATACAAATAGAGTGAATTAAAATAGAATAATTGAATTGTGGGGGAAGAAAAAATGAGTAAAAAATTATCAGTATTAATGGCAGCAATATTATCACTAAGTATGATGTTAGTAGGATGTAAAAGTGAAAGTCCAACAGATGTAGTAAATACATATTTCACACAACTAAAAAAGGGAGATAGTGAAGAAGCTAGTAAGTTTATTGAAGAGACTATTTCAGAAACTGAAGAAGAAACTGGAGATAAAGCTGCGAAGGAAAAAACAGATGAAGCATTAAAAATATATCTTTCAAAAATGGATGCTAAAGTATTATCTGAGAAAGTAGATGGAGATAATGCAACTGTTGAAGTAGAACTTAGCAGTCTTAATTTTGGGAATATGTTAATAGAAGTAATGCAAGAAGGATTAGCAGATGCTTTTAGTGGAAAAGAAGTAGATGACGATTATATGAGTAAAAGTTTATTAGAAAAAGTTAAGTCAGGTAAGGTGGAAACAAGAACTGGAAAAGTAAATTTAACAAAAAAAGATAAAGTATGGACAATAAAATCTGACGACGATATACTAACTTTAATGCTTGGAAAAGCAAAGTTAGAAGATAATTCAACAAGTAAATAAATTATTATACTAAAAAGGATATGCTTATAATAGCATATCCTTTTTAGTTGACATAAGTATAAATAGTAGTTATTATAGTTTAGTACAAAACAAATTTGTGGAGGTGTTTTCTTGACTAATAAAAATAAGCTAGGTCTTCATATTAGTAAAATAAATCATATAATTTCAAGAAAAATGGATAGTGCTGTAATTAAAGCTATTGATGATAACTTAACTGTATCACAAGCTTATGTAATAGATTTTATTTCTATGAAAGGTGAAAATAAAGAAATATTCCAGAAAGACTTGGAAAAAGAGTTTGATCTGAAACGTTCATCTATTAGTTTAATGTTGAATAACATGGAAAAGAGTGATTTGATAGAAAGAGTTCCTGTAGCAGAAGATGCTCGTTTAAAAAAAATAATTTTAACAAATAAGTCTAAGAAGCTTTATGAAGAAATTTCTAAATCCATTGACTCAATAGAGCATAAGTTGTGTGAAAATATAACACCAGAAGAGATAAAGATATTTAAAATAGTACTTGATAAAATAAGAAATAATTTAGAATAAATTATTAGCAATTATCTACAGCACTTCGACTAAGGTTATTATTTATAATAGGAAATTTTTTATACTTAATACCTTATACGAAGTGAATTTTTATAGAATGTTGTTTTGTGCAAAACATAAATGAATGAAGGAGAATAGAATATGTCAAAAGTATCTAATTTTACAGAGGGTAAAATATTCTCGCCCTTATTAAAATTTGCCATACCAATTTTACTTGCACTATTTTTACAAACAATGTATGGTGCAGTTGATTTACTTATAGTTGGTAGGTTTGGTCATGCAGCAGATGTGTCAGCTGTATCCACAGGTAGCCAAGTAATGATGACGATAACAGTAATAATTACAGGACTAACTATGGGTCTTACTATATTAATAGGTCAAAAATTAGGAGAAGGAAAGTCAAGAGAAGCTGGAGATGTTGTGGGAAGTGGTATTTGCATATTTGCAGTTATGGCTATTATTATTACCATTTTAGTTGTAAGTTTTGCTTCGCCCATATCTTCATTTATGCATGCACCAAAAGAAGCTTTTAATGGAACTGTATCTTACATAAGAATTTGTGCTGTAGGTTCAGTTTTTGTAGTTTCTTATAATATTATAGGCGGAGTTTTTAGAGGTCTTGGTGATTCAAAAACTCCACTTATAACAGTTGCAATTGCCTGTGTTACAAATATTATTGGAGATTTGATTTTTGTTGGAGTCTTTAAAATGGCAGCAGCAGGGGCAGCCATTGCCACTATTATGGCTCAAGGGTTAAGTGTTATTTTATCTTTGATAATTATTAGAAAGCGTGGATTGCCTTTTGAGTTTTCAAAAGAAAGTATAAAGTTCCATAAAAACTTAACATCAAAAATAATTAAATATGGTGCTCCAATAGCCCTACAAGACGGACTTGTACATTTATCTTTTCTTGTTATTATGATTATAGGTAATTCTATGGGAGTAATTCCATCAGCAGGAATTGGTGTTGCAGAAAAACTTGTTGGGTTTATAATGCTTATACCATCGTCGTTTTCACAAGCAGTATCTGCTTTTGTTGCACAAAATTATGGTGCTAAAAAATATGAAAGGGCTAAAAAAGTTCTTCTATATGCCATTTTAGCATCTTTATGTTGCGGTGTTTTAATGTTTTATATTACATTTTTCCATGGAAATTTACTAGCAGGAATGTTCTCAAAAGATAAGTATGTAGTTTTAGCAGCTTGGGAATATATGAAAGCTTATGGAATAGACTGCCTTTTAACTGCAATAATGTTTTCTATGGTAGGTTATTTTAATGGATGTGGAAAAACAACTTTTGTAATGATACAAGGAATAGTAGGTGCTTTTTGTGTGAGAATACCAGTTTCGTTTCTTATGAGTAAAATAGAGCCAGTGTCTCTATTTAAAGTTGGTCTTGCAACACCAATGTCCACCTTAGTTCAAATTATTTTATGTATAATTTACTTTGTGATTTTATCAAAAAAATTAAGAAAAGAAAATTTATTATCAGATACTAAATCAGTAAAAAAAGCATAAATTTCAAGAAAAAAATTTTTATTGAAATAAAGCCATTAATGTAATAATTAGTGGCTTTATTTTATTCACTCTTACATAAAATATCTTTTAATGGCAAATTTAATATAAATAGCAAAAGTCATTAAAGGAGAAATGTAAAATGAGCACAAATGAAAATAAGAAAAAATCATTTAAGTTACCAACGGCTTATACTGTATTATTAGCCATAACAGCGATTATTGCAATTGCAACATATTTCATACCAGGAGTTAAGAAAGCAACTCTGGCTAATTTTGTTATGGCACCAATAACTGGATTAAAGGAGTCAATTGATATAGCCATCTTCGTTTTACTGATAGGAGGATTTTTAGGAGTAACTACAAAAACAGGTGCCTTAGATGCAGGTATAGGAAATGTAGTTGCTAAGTTAAAGGGAAAAGAATTGATTTTAATACCTGTTTTAATGTTTTTATTCTCTCTTGGAGG
Proteins encoded:
- a CDS encoding heavy metal translocating P-type ATPase; this translates as MKECSIVKRELILGGLNCAHCAEEINDKVSKLEEIASANLNFISKKLTIEIIVEENINEDYVICKVKNIIDETEPGLDIKLNSQANRKVETEEKNKTEDDNEVSNKSDLIKLLVGVIMYIFGIYQTATGYESKFVSVLFLIVYFVVGGDVLKKALKNATKGRVFDENFLMSVATVGAVIIGEIPEAVGVMLFYKTGEYLQGLAVGKSRKSIASLMQIRPDSANLKVGSQIEVVPPEEVIIGDYIVVKPGEKVPLDGIVVEGMSMVDTSALTGESVLREIGVGDNALSGFINKNALLIIEVTKEFGESTVSKILDLVENASSKKSKTENFISTFSKYYTPFVLMAAVLIATIPPLVIPGAIFTDWIYRGLVFLVVSCPCALVLSIPLSFFSGIGSSSKQGVLIKGSNYLEALKDVDTVVFDKTGTLTKGVFEVTKVVTKDIKEEELVEYAAYAESNSNHPIAKSIVSFYNKKIDLDKIEEFEEIAAHGIKIKYKNKEIYVGNNKLMKVENISYKPATEMGTVVYIAVDKVYKGYIIISDEIKKDSKEAISKLKAGGVKEVVMLTGDNEKVASKIASELAIDKVYANLLPNEKVDRLEEIFENKGEKEKVVFVGDGINDAPVLARADVGIAMGALGSDAAIEAADIVLMTDEPSKIATSIEIARKTNRIVKQNIVFALGVKAIVLILSAGGVANMWEAIFADVGVSLIAVLNAMRIMKYK
- a CDS encoding NlpC/P60 family protein, with the translated sequence MINKNVLSVATILVMSSSAATFVNGQEINIENKNITNKFGTVTPQSGLNVRKTPMVTNNNKLFAIPYNTKVEILGKQDGWYKIKINSRQGYVSGKYIETITSDNSTNVIYKYVSENRVNFRTGASTNSKVLQLLNKDEKVKFISSAGSWSKIEYNHKIGYIYSDYLSIKKTPPSTGSSDTNTSNSSKKKKIVSTANNQIGKPYVWGAQGPNSFDCSGLMTYIYKTAAGINLPRTSTQQSTFGTTISKSNLQEGDLIFSSTNGTGRVSHVGIYVGNGEMIHSPKPGDSVKKTSINNSYWKGVYLWSKRVL
- a CDS encoding response regulator transcription factor encodes the protein MAKILIIDDEEKICEFIAAYLIKSGHSVYISNSGEDGLNKINNEKIDLIILDRMIPDISGDEICKYLKNNNINTPIIMITAKTEVDDRIEGFELGCDDYICKPFSPKEMVVRVNAMIRRCNINKINYVKFNNGLEVNQDTRKVKIRGKEIELTKTEYEIIDLMTQNPHKIYTREELLDKVIDESYDKLDRVIDTHIKNLRKKIEIDSKKPKIIKTVYGVGYKFEE
- a CDS encoding sensor histidine kinase: MKNKTVSINKKLLYTFSLPMIIFVIILMSTINFVFKKEFDQYVELRNSHISENINISVNDKENLSRAEDKLFIHTVTKIFALVVIVCILCILFLTFFISKKIISPIKKVSDTAKEIKENNYYNVEYSSDIKEINYLINTINSLSNSIKNQERIRKRLLTDVSHELKTPITSMRGHLEAIIDGIWEPTQDRLISINQELIRIMSLIEQLKDLNNLENGSINKEYNDIKSLIVSVVHNMQAITLSKNIKIEYELKDVYAYVDRDKLSQVIMNIISNSIKYSQDNKKIFIHLYKDNNEIIIKIKDQGIGIPKEDVDYIFERFYRVDKSRGKENEGIGVGLTISNIIVKEHGGTIDVNSTLGVGSEFIIRLPEK
- a CDS encoding YciI family protein produces the protein MKYFIVEGNLKSSDQIDDNIMKEHMAYSGKAMKEGSILMTGLKEDISGVIFIMKAETPEEVEDYLSKEPLKIHDIQEYKVIEFSPHYFNESPKEWFSI
- a CDS encoding TraX family protein: MKKFNAFQIKILLIALMLLDHVFFAFNGLMPSWVHALTRGVAPMFAYFLVEGYFYTRDKRKYGARLFGFAVFMYFGNMIINDIFASKNIIVDNNIFATLFVGFIVISIFERAKNKEGLVKVLLIVVAIVVAFYAANLVEGGFSVIPFIMITYFFKGNKKKQIIGYLLLSIILFFMSYVHYDSIKDTFDMLMYNSDFLEILAIPTILVYNGKRGLNNKFGKYLFYVFYPLHLWILASISFMIK
- a CDS encoding DUF4878 domain-containing protein; this encodes MSKKLSVLMAAILSLSMMLVGCKSESPTDVVNTYFTQLKKGDSEEASKFIEETISETEEETGDKAAKEKTDEALKIYLSKMDAKVLSEKVDGDNATVEVELSSLNFGNMLIEVMQEGLADAFSGKEVDDDYMSKSLLEKVKSGKVETRTGKVNLTKKDKVWTIKSDDDILTLMLGKAKLEDNSTSK
- a CDS encoding MarR family winged helix-turn-helix transcriptional regulator, whose product is MTNKNKLGLHISKINHIISRKMDSAVIKAIDDNLTVSQAYVIDFISMKGENKEIFQKDLEKEFDLKRSSISLMLNNMEKSDLIERVPVAEDARLKKIILTNKSKKLYEEISKSIDSIEHKLCENITPEEIKIFKIVLDKIRNNLE
- a CDS encoding MATE family efflux transporter, whose translation is MSKVSNFTEGKIFSPLLKFAIPILLALFLQTMYGAVDLLIVGRFGHAADVSAVSTGSQVMMTITVIITGLTMGLTILIGQKLGEGKSREAGDVVGSGICIFAVMAIIITILVVSFASPISSFMHAPKEAFNGTVSYIRICAVGSVFVVSYNIIGGVFRGLGDSKTPLITVAIACVTNIIGDLIFVGVFKMAAAGAAIATIMAQGLSVILSLIIIRKRGLPFEFSKESIKFHKNLTSKIIKYGAPIALQDGLVHLSFLVIMIIGNSMGVIPSAGIGVAEKLVGFIMLIPSSFSQAVSAFVAQNYGAKKYERAKKVLLYAILASLCCGVLMFYITFFHGNLLAGMFSKDKYVVLAAWEYMKAYGIDCLLTAIMFSMVGYFNGCGKTTFVMIQGIVGAFCVRIPVSFLMSKIEPVSLFKVGLATPMSTLVQIILCIIYFVILSKKLRKENLLSDTKSVKKA